A single genomic interval of Mycolicibacterium holsaticum DSM 44478 = JCM 12374 harbors:
- a CDS encoding NAD(P)-dependent oxidoreductase, with protein sequence MTRVGFVGAGRMGAPMVSRLVEAGHEVRALGRTDEKCQAVRDLGAQPVPALTAVADDADVVIVCVFTDEQVQQVCTSSDLISAMAPGAVLVIHTTGSPRTAQAVAARCPAIDVVDAPVSGGPHDIAGGTLTLFVGGSDDAVARARPVLEAYGDPILHVGRLGAGQAVKLVNNALFAAQIGLLRQAVALGDRFGVDEENLLSSITHGSGASRVGEFIAMRGSVAAFVDDTAEFIGKDVEVVRKIAAELGSDLGLLDDVIAAGIHQ encoded by the coding sequence ATGACACGCGTCGGGTTCGTCGGGGCGGGCCGAATGGGTGCGCCCATGGTGAGCCGTCTGGTCGAAGCCGGCCATGAGGTCCGCGCCCTCGGCAGGACCGACGAGAAGTGCCAGGCGGTACGCGATCTGGGCGCGCAGCCGGTCCCCGCGTTGACCGCGGTCGCCGACGACGCCGACGTCGTCATCGTCTGTGTGTTCACCGACGAACAGGTCCAGCAGGTCTGCACATCCAGCGACCTGATATCCGCCATGGCCCCAGGTGCGGTGCTGGTCATCCACACCACCGGAAGCCCACGCACCGCACAGGCCGTCGCCGCCCGCTGCCCGGCCATCGACGTCGTCGACGCACCGGTCAGCGGCGGCCCGCACGACATCGCCGGGGGCACGCTCACGTTGTTCGTCGGCGGTTCCGACGACGCGGTGGCCCGCGCCCGCCCGGTGCTCGAGGCGTACGGCGACCCGATCCTGCATGTCGGTCGGCTCGGCGCCGGGCAGGCGGTCAAGCTGGTCAACAACGCGTTGTTCGCCGCCCAGATCGGGCTGTTGCGACAGGCCGTCGCGCTCGGCGACCGCTTCGGGGTCGACGAGGAGAACCTGCTGTCCTCGATCACCCACGGGAGCGGGGCCAGCCGGGTCGGCGAGTTCATCGCCATGCGCGGTTCGGTGGCGGCGTTCGTCGACGACACCGCCGAGTTCATCGGCAAGGACGTCGAGGTGGTGCGGAAAATCGCCGCGGAATTGGGCAGCGATCTGGGCCTGCTCGACGACGTCATCGCTGCGGGAATTCACCAGTGA
- a CDS encoding NAD(P)-dependent oxidoreductase: MRVGFIGLGSQGGPMARRIADGGFETTLWARRQASLDPYADTAAKTAGSPAELGAASDLVCLCVVGDDDVREVLYGENGVLAGMASGGIIAIHSTVHPDTCREVAESAAAQGVSVLDAPVSGGGPAVEEGKLLVMVGGDEHVAERCRPVFATYADPIVHLGPLGSGQVTKILNNLLFTANLGSAVSTLELGAALGIPRERLAEVLNGGSATSKALGSIAVFGGTVEGLAPIAGALLQKDVRHAASIAANVSAPEGAVFAAADAALTTMDYPR; encoded by the coding sequence ATGCGCGTCGGATTCATCGGACTCGGCAGCCAGGGCGGACCCATGGCCCGGCGCATCGCCGACGGCGGTTTCGAGACCACGCTGTGGGCGCGCAGGCAGGCCAGCCTCGACCCGTATGCGGATACGGCCGCCAAGACCGCGGGCTCGCCGGCCGAGTTGGGCGCGGCCAGCGACCTGGTGTGCCTGTGCGTGGTCGGCGACGACGACGTCAGGGAAGTGCTGTACGGCGAGAACGGGGTACTTGCCGGAATGGCATCGGGTGGAATCATCGCGATCCACAGCACCGTGCATCCCGACACCTGCCGGGAGGTCGCCGAAAGTGCTGCTGCGCAGGGTGTCTCGGTGCTCGATGCGCCGGTCAGCGGCGGCGGTCCCGCGGTCGAGGAGGGCAAGCTACTGGTGATGGTCGGCGGCGACGAGCACGTCGCCGAACGCTGCCGTCCGGTGTTCGCGACCTACGCCGACCCCATCGTGCACCTCGGCCCGTTGGGCAGCGGTCAGGTCACCAAGATCCTCAACAACCTGCTGTTCACCGCCAACCTCGGCAGTGCGGTGAGCACCCTGGAGTTGGGTGCGGCCCTGGGCATTCCGCGGGAGCGCCTCGCCGAGGTACTCAACGGCGGCTCGGCCACCAGCAAGGCACTGGGCAGCATCGCGGTGTTCGGCGGAACCGTCGAGGGGCTGGCACCGATCGCCGGTGCGCTGCTGCAGAAGGACGTTAGGCACGCGGCCAGCATCGCCGCCAACGTCTCGGCGCCCGAAGGTGCCGTGTTCGCCGCAGCCGATGCAGCGTTGACGACAATGGACTATCCGCGATGA
- a CDS encoding ferredoxin, with translation MKVTVDEDRCAGHGMCLTLCPEVFHMTDDGWAVASPDEVPAGLEDAARDAIQNCPEQAISEID, from the coding sequence ATGAAGGTCACCGTCGACGAAGACCGCTGCGCCGGCCACGGCATGTGCCTGACGCTGTGCCCCGAGGTGTTCCACATGACCGACGACGGCTGGGCGGTGGCCAGTCCCGACGAGGTCCCTGCCGGTCTCGAGGATGCCGCTCGAGACGCGATTCAAAACTGTCCTGAACAAGCAATCAGCGAGATCGACTGA
- a CDS encoding TauD/TfdA dioxygenase family protein, giving the protein MSVLTIDKLTSTVGAEVTGLDPAALGQDDALGAAVLDALEDNGVLVFPKLNLDPQAQVAFCRRLGEIDHSSDGHHPVAGIYPVTLDTSKNSSAAYLRATFDWHIDGCTPTGDDYPQKATVLSAVQVAERGGETEFASSYGAYDALRDDEKARLASLRVVHSLEASQRRVTPDPTPEQVARWRSRPTHEHPLVWTHRSGRKSLVLGASADYVVGMDRDEGRALLADLLDRATGAGQVYRHDWAVGDTVIWDNRGVLHRAAPYDPDSPRLMLRTTILGDEPIQ; this is encoded by the coding sequence GTGAGCGTGCTGACCATCGACAAGCTCACCTCGACGGTCGGAGCCGAGGTGACCGGGCTGGACCCGGCCGCGCTGGGCCAGGACGACGCGCTGGGTGCCGCTGTGCTGGACGCGTTGGAAGACAACGGTGTGTTGGTGTTTCCGAAGCTGAACCTCGACCCGCAGGCGCAGGTGGCGTTCTGCCGTCGGCTCGGCGAGATCGATCATTCCTCCGACGGGCACCATCCGGTCGCGGGGATCTATCCGGTCACGCTCGACACGTCGAAGAACTCGTCGGCGGCCTATCTGCGGGCGACGTTCGACTGGCATATCGACGGCTGCACTCCGACCGGCGACGATTACCCGCAGAAGGCCACCGTGCTGTCCGCGGTGCAGGTGGCCGAACGCGGCGGTGAAACCGAGTTCGCCAGCAGCTACGGGGCCTACGACGCGCTGCGCGACGACGAGAAGGCCCGGTTGGCGTCGCTGCGGGTGGTGCACTCGCTGGAGGCGTCGCAACGCCGCGTCACTCCCGATCCGACTCCCGAACAAGTGGCGCGGTGGCGGTCCCGGCCGACCCACGAGCATCCGCTGGTGTGGACCCACCGCAGCGGTCGTAAGTCGCTGGTGCTCGGCGCCTCGGCGGATTACGTCGTCGGAATGGACCGCGACGAGGGTCGGGCGTTGCTGGCCGACCTGTTGGACCGCGCGACCGGAGCAGGCCAGGTGTACCGCCACGACTGGGCCGTCGGCGACACCGTCATCTGGGACAACCGCGGCGTGCTGCACCGGGCGGCGCCGTACGACCCGGACTCACCGCGGCTGATGTTGCGGACCACCATCCTGGGGGACGAACCCATCCAGTGA
- a CDS encoding ferredoxin--NADP reductase, whose amino-acid sequence MAEDFAPLRIKRVVRETRDAVSLVLDVPAERAHCFRYRAGQFVTLQVDVGGDRHRRCYSMSSFPHCGDELQITVKRDPGGLVSNWLNDTAAPGDEISVAPPEGRFILGEDERAARDLVAFAGGSGITPIFSLIGSALANSTRRVRLFYANRSRESVIFAASLSALAEENPDRLTVTHHFDDESGVVNPATVESVLDVTTDADYYICGPGPFMDTAEQTILASGVPRTRLHLERFEVAPPPTDAVAASSEVTEKIIIELDRKTTTAAYRRGNTLLQTARMAGLRAPSSCETGSCGTCMARIVCGSARMLNNDALDDDEVADGWVLTCQSLPTSPTVHVVYE is encoded by the coding sequence ATGGCCGAGGATTTTGCGCCGCTGCGCATCAAGCGGGTGGTGCGAGAAACGCGCGACGCAGTGTCGCTGGTCCTCGACGTGCCCGCCGAACGTGCCCATTGCTTTCGCTACCGGGCCGGCCAGTTCGTGACGCTGCAGGTGGACGTCGGCGGCGACCGTCATCGGCGGTGCTATTCGATGTCGTCGTTCCCGCATTGCGGGGACGAGTTGCAGATCACCGTCAAACGCGATCCCGGCGGGCTGGTTTCGAACTGGTTGAACGACACCGCCGCACCGGGCGACGAGATCTCCGTCGCACCGCCGGAAGGGCGTTTCATCCTCGGCGAGGACGAGCGCGCTGCCCGCGATCTCGTCGCCTTCGCCGGCGGCAGCGGTATCACGCCCATCTTCTCGTTGATCGGCAGTGCCCTGGCGAATTCGACGCGTCGGGTGCGGTTGTTCTACGCCAACCGGAGCCGCGAATCGGTGATCTTCGCTGCCTCGCTGAGCGCGCTGGCCGAGGAAAATCCCGACCGGCTCACCGTGACACACCATTTCGACGACGAGTCAGGTGTCGTCAATCCAGCCACTGTCGAGTCGGTTCTCGACGTAACCACCGACGCCGATTACTACATCTGCGGTCCTGGACCCTTCATGGACACCGCTGAACAGACCATCCTGGCGTCCGGCGTGCCACGCACCCGGCTGCACCTCGAGCGTTTCGAGGTCGCCCCGCCGCCCACGGACGCTGTCGCCGCTTCCTCCGAGGTCACCGAGAAGATCATCATCGAGCTGGATCGTAAGACCACCACCGCGGCCTACCGGCGGGGCAACACGCTGCTGCAGACCGCGCGCATGGCCGGCCTACGCGCACCGTCATCCTGCGAAACCGGTTCGTGCGGCACATGTATGGCCCGGATCGTCTGCGGCAGCGCCAGGATGCTCAACAATGATGCGCTCGATGACGACGAGGTGGCCGACGGGTGGGTGCTGACGTGCCAATCGCTGCCCACCAGCCCAACCGTGCACGTGGTTTACGAGTGA
- a CDS encoding DUF1330 domain-containing protein, producing MPKAYILITEDVKDPAGMAEYGKVASQTMAAATLLAFDQKAEVIEGTWHGTQTVLLEFESEEAAKAWYHSDEYQSAAKLRQAAADCNGVILHGIG from the coding sequence GTGCCCAAGGCTTATATCCTCATCACCGAGGACGTCAAGGACCCGGCTGGGATGGCGGAGTACGGCAAAGTGGCCAGCCAGACGATGGCCGCCGCCACGCTGCTGGCGTTCGACCAGAAGGCCGAGGTGATCGAGGGCACCTGGCACGGCACGCAGACGGTCTTGCTCGAGTTCGAGTCCGAGGAAGCCGCCAAGGCCTGGTACCACTCCGACGAGTATCAGTCCGCCGCGAAGCTGCGCCAGGCCGCCGCGGACTGCAACGGCGTCATCCTGCACGGCATCGGCTGA
- a CDS encoding cytochrome P450, with translation MTKPKLVFDPVSQEFFENPYGIYQRMRDEAPIYYDEDEDFYALTRHADVAAALKDHEAFSSSRGCDLAMVRSEEGPVKSIIFMDPPEHRHMRSLLNKAFTPRAIQSQRETITELVEKYLSDVDPDNFDVVQDFSGPFPVEVITRMAGVPEEFRQQVRHWIDKGLERKPGQLELSEENMQANIDSGVYYYGLVQERRANPQDDMISRLIAAEIPDDDGNLRKLDDIEITGFTTLLGGAGAETVTKLVGSAVVEFARHPEQWQMLLDDRSLVPAAVEELLRYVGPVQYNVRYTLKEAEVPNGTIPAHKPVFLMKAAANRDPRAFDNAESFDITRDRTQAQNLGLGYGIHSCLGAALARLESVIALEHLLDFMPRFEVDFDGLERVHMQNVGGYSRVPVRVLK, from the coding sequence ATGACCAAGCCCAAACTGGTGTTCGATCCGGTGTCGCAGGAGTTCTTCGAGAACCCGTACGGGATCTACCAGCGGATGCGTGACGAAGCGCCGATCTACTACGACGAAGACGAGGACTTCTACGCGCTGACCCGGCACGCCGACGTGGCCGCGGCACTCAAGGACCACGAGGCGTTCTCCTCGTCGCGTGGGTGCGACCTGGCGATGGTGCGCTCCGAGGAAGGGCCCGTGAAGTCGATCATCTTCATGGACCCGCCGGAGCACCGGCACATGCGCAGCCTGCTCAACAAGGCGTTCACGCCACGGGCCATCCAGTCCCAGCGCGAGACCATCACCGAACTCGTCGAGAAGTACCTGTCCGACGTCGATCCGGACAACTTCGATGTGGTGCAGGACTTCTCCGGCCCCTTCCCGGTCGAGGTGATCACCCGGATGGCCGGTGTGCCCGAGGAGTTCCGCCAGCAGGTGCGGCACTGGATCGACAAGGGCCTGGAGCGCAAGCCCGGCCAGCTCGAGCTCTCCGAAGAAAACATGCAGGCCAATATCGACTCCGGCGTGTACTACTACGGCCTGGTCCAGGAGCGGCGTGCCAACCCGCAGGATGACATGATCAGCCGGCTGATCGCCGCGGAGATCCCCGACGACGACGGGAACCTACGCAAGCTCGACGACATCGAGATCACCGGGTTCACCACGCTGTTGGGCGGAGCAGGCGCCGAGACCGTCACCAAGCTGGTCGGCAGCGCGGTCGTCGAGTTCGCCCGGCACCCCGAACAGTGGCAGATGCTGCTCGACGACCGCAGCCTGGTGCCCGCCGCCGTCGAGGAGTTGCTGCGCTACGTCGGCCCGGTGCAGTACAACGTGCGCTACACGTTGAAAGAGGCCGAAGTGCCAAACGGCACCATTCCCGCGCACAAACCCGTGTTCTTGATGAAGGCCGCGGCCAACCGGGATCCGCGTGCGTTCGACAACGCCGAATCGTTCGACATCACCCGCGACCGCACCCAGGCGCAGAACCTCGGGCTCGGCTACGGCATCCACAGCTGCCTCGGCGCCGCCTTGGCCCGGCTGGAAAGCGTTATCGCGCTGGAACATCTGCTCGACTTCATGCCGCGTTTCGAGGTGGATTTCGACGGCCTGGAGCGCGTGCACATGCAGAACGTCGGCGGTTACAGTCGCGTACCAGTACGGGTGTTGAAGTGA
- a CDS encoding aromatic ring-hydroxylating oxygenase subunit alpha has protein sequence MGKWPKPAEGSWTEHYPQLGTGPISFRDSTSPDFYELEREAVFKRAWLNVGRVEDVPRAGSYFTKEIDAARVSVIVVKGRDETIRAFYNICRHRGNKLVWNDFPNEEVKGKCRQFTCKYHGWRYDLAGELKFVQQEGEFFDLDSSQRGLRPVHCDVWNGFIFINFDPAPKWSLREYLGPMITALDDYPFELMTERYEFEAHNNSNWKIFADAFQEYYHVPSLHSQQVPSAVRQPDATFECGHFQIDGPHRLVSTAGTRRWLLEPDYMYPVERATRSGLVGPWHTPETHFSAGLNPGGIEPWGITNFQIFPNLEILIYHGWYLLYRYWPTSHNTHRFEAYTAFHPARTVRERVEHEVAAVVLKEFALQDAGMLGGTQAALEYGLGEPIVDDFPLSDQEILVRHLHKVAVDWVEQYQAEHAPVGV, from the coding sequence ATGGGTAAGTGGCCAAAGCCCGCGGAGGGCAGCTGGACGGAGCACTACCCGCAGCTGGGTACCGGGCCGATCTCGTTTCGGGACTCGACCTCACCGGATTTCTACGAACTCGAACGTGAGGCCGTGTTCAAACGGGCCTGGCTCAATGTCGGGCGCGTCGAGGACGTGCCACGCGCCGGCAGTTACTTCACCAAGGAGATCGACGCGGCCAGGGTCTCCGTGATCGTCGTCAAGGGCCGCGACGAGACGATTCGGGCGTTCTACAACATCTGTCGCCACCGGGGAAACAAACTGGTGTGGAACGACTTTCCCAACGAAGAGGTGAAAGGCAAGTGCCGGCAGTTCACCTGCAAGTACCACGGCTGGCGCTACGATCTCGCCGGCGAGCTCAAGTTTGTGCAGCAGGAAGGCGAGTTCTTCGACCTGGACAGCTCGCAGCGCGGGCTGCGCCCGGTGCACTGCGATGTGTGGAACGGCTTCATCTTCATCAACTTCGACCCGGCGCCGAAATGGAGCCTGCGCGAGTACCTCGGCCCGATGATCACCGCCTTGGACGACTATCCCTTCGAGTTGATGACCGAGCGTTACGAATTCGAAGCGCACAACAACAGCAATTGGAAGATCTTCGCCGACGCGTTCCAGGAGTACTACCACGTACCCTCCCTGCACTCGCAGCAGGTGCCCAGCGCGGTGCGCCAACCCGACGCCACCTTCGAGTGCGGGCACTTCCAGATCGACGGGCCGCACCGGCTGGTGTCCACCGCGGGCACCAGGCGGTGGCTGCTCGAACCGGACTACATGTATCCGGTCGAAAGGGCCACCCGCAGTGGGCTTGTCGGCCCTTGGCACACGCCGGAGACGCACTTCTCGGCAGGTCTGAACCCGGGCGGGATCGAGCCTTGGGGCATCACCAACTTCCAGATCTTCCCCAATCTGGAGATCCTGATCTACCACGGCTGGTACCTGCTGTACCGCTACTGGCCGACGTCGCACAACACGCACCGGTTCGAGGCCTATACCGCCTTCCATCCGGCCCGCACCGTGCGTGAGCGCGTCGAGCACGAGGTCGCCGCGGTGGTACTCAAGGAGTTCGCGCTGCAGGACGCCGGGATGCTGGGCGGCACGCAGGCGGCGCTGGAGTACGGACTGGGCGAGCCGATAGTCGACGACTTCCCGCTCAGCGATCAGGAAATCCTCGTCCGTCACCTGCACAAGGTGGCCGTGGACTGGGTCGAGCAGTACCAGGCCGAACACGCACCGGTGGGGGTGTGA
- a CDS encoding SDR family NAD(P)-dependent oxidoreductase gives MSRVAVVTGGASGMGEATCHELARRGHQVAVLDLNGEAARRVAEDVSATGATAHGHAVDVSDRAAVEAAFHTVRDTLGPVHILVTSAGAVDFAPFTEISAQAWQRLIDVNLTGTFHCCQVAVPDMLAAGWGRIVMISSSSAQRGSPGMAHYAASKGALLSLTKSLAREYGPAGITVNNIPPSGIETPMQHQSQAAGHLPPNEQMAASIPLGHLGTGDDIAAAVGFLCSEQAGFITGQTLGVNGGSVM, from the coding sequence ATGAGCCGCGTAGCGGTGGTTACCGGAGGCGCTTCCGGCATGGGCGAAGCGACCTGTCACGAACTTGCCAGGCGCGGTCACCAGGTCGCCGTACTCGACCTCAACGGTGAGGCGGCCCGACGGGTCGCCGAGGACGTGAGCGCGACCGGCGCCACCGCGCACGGCCACGCTGTCGACGTCAGCGACCGCGCGGCCGTCGAGGCGGCGTTCCACACGGTGCGTGACACGTTGGGCCCGGTACACATCCTGGTGACCAGCGCGGGCGCGGTGGACTTCGCGCCGTTCACCGAGATCAGCGCCCAGGCCTGGCAGCGGCTGATCGACGTGAACCTCACCGGAACATTCCACTGCTGTCAGGTCGCGGTGCCCGACATGCTCGCCGCCGGCTGGGGCCGCATCGTGATGATCTCGTCGTCCAGCGCGCAGCGCGGGTCGCCGGGTATGGCCCACTATGCCGCGTCCAAGGGCGCATTGCTGTCGCTGACCAAATCACTTGCCCGAGAATACGGTCCGGCGGGCATCACCGTGAACAACATTCCGCCCTCAGGCATCGAAACGCCCATGCAACACCAGTCGCAGGCCGCCGGACATCTGCCACCCAACGAGCAGATGGCCGCCAGTATCCCGCTGGGACATCTGGGCACCGGTGACGATATCGCCGCCGCGGTGGGGTTCCTCTGTTCTGAACAAGCCGGCTTCATCACCGGACAGACCCTCGGCGTCAACGGCGGGTCGGTGATGTGA
- a CDS encoding ferredoxin produces the protein MTRKVVVDFELCEANGICMGIIPEVFDLDDQDYLHVLQDDVTPENEQQIKEAVRQCPRQAISIVEQ, from the coding sequence GTGACGCGCAAGGTCGTCGTCGACTTCGAGTTGTGCGAGGCGAACGGCATTTGCATGGGGATCATCCCGGAGGTGTTCGACCTCGATGATCAGGATTATCTGCACGTCCTGCAGGACGACGTGACTCCCGAGAACGAGCAGCAGATCAAGGAAGCCGTCCGTCAGTGTCCGCGACAGGCCATCTCGATCGTCGAGCAGTAG
- a CDS encoding cytochrome P450, whose translation MAEDLTSVDFFRDGRLTDDPFPFYAALRDKCPVSREDHYGVTMVTGWQEAVEVYNDADTFSSCISVTGPFPGFPVSLEGLEDGDITDLIVEHRDEIPFSDQLPTLDPPTHTNHRALLMRLITPKRLKENEDAMWQLADDILDDFLAPGQGEFISGFAAPFTLRVIADLLGVPEQDRPELLERLARGTHGGGLGNADKTLTKTPLEYLYDVFAEYVEDRRRTPREDVLTGLATATFPDGTVPEVGDVVRVATNVFSAGQETTVRLLSTALKVLGDRPDIQRKLREDRSLLPNFIEECLRIESPVKGDFRLSRVPTQIGDQPLGAGCTVMVINGAANRDPRRFEDPDSFDPERKNARQHLAFGRGIHSCPGAPLARAETRVGLERLLDRTTDIRISEAHHGPAGARRYNYIPTYILRGLTELHLEFDLVDGDAG comes from the coding sequence ATGGCGGAGGACCTCACCTCGGTCGACTTCTTCCGGGACGGTCGTCTGACCGACGACCCGTTCCCGTTCTACGCGGCACTTCGCGACAAGTGCCCGGTCAGCCGCGAGGACCACTACGGCGTGACGATGGTGACCGGATGGCAGGAGGCCGTCGAGGTCTACAACGACGCGGACACGTTCTCCTCCTGCATCTCGGTCACCGGTCCGTTCCCCGGGTTCCCGGTGTCCCTGGAAGGTCTCGAGGACGGTGACATCACCGACCTGATCGTGGAGCACCGCGACGAGATCCCGTTCAGCGACCAGCTGCCGACGCTGGACCCGCCCACCCACACCAACCACCGCGCGTTGCTGATGCGGCTGATCACCCCCAAGCGCCTCAAGGAGAACGAGGACGCGATGTGGCAGCTCGCCGACGACATCCTCGACGACTTCCTCGCCCCGGGACAGGGAGAGTTCATCAGTGGGTTCGCCGCGCCGTTCACGCTGCGGGTGATCGCCGATCTGCTCGGCGTGCCCGAGCAGGACCGCCCCGAGCTTCTCGAACGGCTGGCCCGCGGCACCCACGGCGGCGGGCTGGGCAACGCCGACAAGACCCTGACGAAGACGCCGCTTGAGTACCTATACGACGTGTTCGCCGAGTACGTCGAGGACCGCCGTCGCACGCCCCGTGAAGACGTGCTGACCGGGCTAGCGACCGCGACGTTCCCGGACGGAACCGTGCCGGAGGTGGGCGACGTCGTCCGGGTGGCCACCAACGTGTTCTCGGCAGGCCAGGAGACGACGGTGCGGCTGCTGAGCACCGCGCTGAAGGTCCTCGGGGACCGCCCCGACATCCAACGCAAACTGCGCGAGGATCGCAGCCTGCTACCGAATTTCATCGAGGAGTGCCTGCGCATCGAGAGCCCCGTCAAGGGGGACTTCCGGTTGTCGCGGGTGCCGACCCAGATCGGCGATCAACCGCTCGGTGCCGGCTGCACGGTGATGGTGATCAACGGTGCGGCCAACCGCGATCCACGCCGCTTCGAAGACCCGGACAGCTTCGATCCGGAGCGTAAGAACGCCCGTCAGCACCTGGCGTTCGGGCGGGGTATCCACAGCTGCCCTGGCGCACCGCTGGCCCGCGCCGAAACCCGCGTCGGACTCGAGCGACTACTGGACCGCACCACCGACATCCGCATCAGCGAGGCCCATCACGGCCCCGCCGGCGCGCGCCGGTACAACTACATCCCGACCTATATCCTGCGCGGGCTCACCGAACTGCACCTGGAGTTCGACCTCGTCGACGGTGATGCCGGATGA
- a CDS encoding alpha/beta hydrolase, producing MSGLVAEVDDPRAVIVAFHGGSTTAAYFDCPGYPQLSLLRAGAAAGYTTVALDRPGYGSSAPYPEAMDRPEQRVALASGALDKVLGTKPRGAGVFLMGHSAGCEMALRMATELGADVLGLELAGSGVRYTAAMAEIMKATMANQRPVGLRELLWTPEHVYPPEVLSGMTNSSGGARYEIEVTKNWPRQDFPALASQVRVPVQFSVAEFERVWRSDPQMLAQIGAMFTSAPRFVVNEQAGSGHNLSLSVAADAYHAKVLAFVEECVLAQQGLETG from the coding sequence ATGTCGGGACTGGTGGCCGAGGTCGACGATCCGCGGGCGGTCATCGTCGCGTTCCACGGCGGATCCACCACCGCAGCGTATTTCGACTGCCCGGGATATCCGCAGCTGTCGCTGCTCCGCGCGGGCGCCGCGGCGGGCTACACCACGGTGGCACTGGACCGGCCCGGCTACGGCAGTTCGGCGCCCTACCCGGAGGCGATGGACCGCCCCGAACAGCGCGTCGCGCTGGCCTCCGGTGCGCTCGACAAGGTGCTCGGCACGAAGCCGCGCGGCGCCGGAGTGTTTCTCATGGGCCATTCGGCCGGCTGTGAGATGGCGCTGCGGATGGCCACTGAGTTGGGCGCCGACGTGCTCGGGCTCGAGCTGGCGGGGTCCGGGGTTCGGTACACCGCAGCGATGGCCGAGATCATGAAGGCCACGATGGCCAACCAGCGACCCGTCGGGCTGCGCGAGCTGCTCTGGACGCCCGAGCACGTGTATCCACCCGAGGTGTTGTCCGGTATGACGAACTCTTCGGGCGGGGCGCGCTACGAAATCGAGGTGACCAAAAACTGGCCGCGGCAGGACTTTCCCGCCCTCGCGTCGCAGGTGCGTGTGCCGGTGCAGTTCAGCGTCGCCGAGTTCGAGCGGGTGTGGCGATCGGATCCGCAGATGTTGGCGCAGATCGGCGCGATGTTCACCTCGGCGCCGCGGTTCGTCGTCAACGAACAAGCCGGTAGCGGGCACAACCTTTCGTTGTCGGTGGCTGCCGATGCGTACCACGCAAAGGTGCTCGCGTTCGTCGAGGAATGTGTTCTGGCACAACAAGGATTGGAGACGGGTTGA